Below is a genomic region from Microbispora sp. ZYX-F-249.
CGTGGGCCTGACCGAGCGGGAGAGCCGGCGGACGATCCGCGGCTACTCACTCGGGATGCGCCAGCGGCTCGGCATCGCGCACGCCCTGCTCGGCGCGCCCGAGGTGCTCGTCCTGGACGAGCCGGCCAACGGCCTCGACCCCCAGGGCATCCACTGGATGCGCCGTCTGCTGCGCGACCTCGCCGACGCCGGATGCGCCGTGCTGCTCAGCTCGCACCTGTTGCACGAGGTGGAGCAGGTGGCGGACCACATCGTGATGATCGGCCGTGGACGCGTGCTCGCGCAGGGCACGGTCGGCGAGCTGAGCCGGGGGCGCGGCCTCGAGGAGACTTTCCTCGAACTGACCGCGTACGCCGACCGGAGGAGCACGGGCGCCGACGCGTCTCCCGGCACCGACGCGGGCCGGGGCGCCGCATGACCCGCGCGACGCACCATCCGGACGACATCACGGAGGCCGGGCCGAGCCCCGTCACGAAGGACGACGCCATGACTGCCGACACCTTGACCGCCGCCACCACGATTCCGTTCCACAGACTGCTCGTCGTAGAAGCCCGCAAGCTCGCCGACACCCGCAGCGGCAAGATCATCGCTTTGATCATGGTCGGGCTGGTGGTCGCGTCCGTCGTGGCGCGCGGCGCCGTCGTCGGTCCGAAGCTGCAGACCCTCGCGGCCACGGCCGCGATGAGCCTCGCCACCCTGCTTCCGGTGCTCGCCATCCTCACGGTGACCGGCGAGTGGGCGCATCGCACGGCGCTGACCACCTTCGTGCTCGAACCACGCCGCCATCGCGTCCTCGCCGCCAAGTGCCTGCCGCCCCTGCTCACGGCGGTGGCGCTCTCGCTGTTCGCCATGCTGGTCGCGGTGCCGGTCACGGCCGTCGTGGCCGGGGTCCGGAACACGCCCGCCTCCTGGGACCTCCAGCCCTTCTGGCTGCTCGGCTGGACCGGGGCGAACGTCCTCGTGACCGCGGCGGGCCTCGCCCTCGGCGCGCTGTTCCTCAACGCACCCGCCGCGATCGTGGTCAACCTGTCGACTCCGATGCTGTGGAATGTCCTCGGCAATCTCAGCTCGGTCGGCGCGGGGATCGCCGGATGGCTCGACCTCAACACGACCGCCGCTTCCCTGGTGAGCGGCGACATGACCTGGATCGAGGTCGCCCGGCTGGCGACGTCGATCGCCTTCTGGATCGTCCTTCCCATGGCCGCCGGCCTGGTCCGCGTGCTCCGCAAGGAGGTGACCTGACCCGGGCACGCCCGCGACGGGGGCCGGGCCGGCGAGGTGGGCCGGCCCGCAGGGGCGAGCACAGGTGACGGAGTGCGCCGGCCCGCAGAGCCCACGGGTGACGAGGCGCGCGCCGGCCCGCAAGGCCGGGTACCGGTGACGCGTGCCTTTAGAGCCGATCGAGGAGCATGGCCACGCGGTCGGTCTCCGCGGCCAGGAGGCGCTCCGGCACCGGCTCGAACAGCTCGACGACCGGACGCCCCTCCTTGGCCTCCCACACGCCCGCCACCCGGCCCCGGTGGATGACCACGGGCGAGATCCATCCGGCCGTCCGGCTCACCTTGGGCCGCGCGGCCTTCGGCAGGAGCGGTTCCAGGTCGCGCGGCGCACCCAGGATGAACTGGTCGAAGCCGGGCAGCAGATGCACGTCCTCGGACGGCGGGCAGGCCAGCAGGTCGTCCAGAAGCTCCGCGGGCAGCACGGCGGGCTCGCCCTCCACCTCGACCTGCGCCAGCTCGGGCTCCAGATCCCGGAACCAGCCGCGCAGGACGGTCTTCGGCGTGGCGCCGCGGAACAGCCAGGCGTCGAACATCCGGGGAGTGGCCGGGCCGTGGGCGCCGAGGAAGGCGCGGAGCACCCGCACTCCCCCTTCCTCCGCCGAGAGCGACTCTCCCCCGCCCGGCAGCCAGCCGGCGGGTGCGGTGAACGTGACCCTGCCGTCCCGCGGCGGGCCGTAGCACAGCTCGCCCAGGAAGCTGAGCGGCTTGAGCAGCGCGCCCCAGCCGGATGTGAGGGCCTGTCTGAGGTGGGCGTCCCCGGTCACCTCGATGACCGCCTCGACCAGCTCCTCCCGGTTCAGCACCCGGCCGGACAGCGCACGGGGAACGGCCTCCACGACGGCCTCGATCTCCCCGGCGGACACTCCGTGGCCACGCTGCCAGGAGGCCTTCTCCCAGAACCTGAGCGACCCGAGGGCCGCGCGGTAGGCGGGGAACTCGTCGGCGGGAAGGAGGTGGAGCGTGCCGCGCATCGTCCAGGTCTTGACCAGCGTGCGGTCACGCCACAGGGCGTCCTCGATCTCTCCGGGGCGCGGGCTCGCGTGCCGTACGGCGACGGCCAGCGCCGCCGACGAGGCCACCTGGGCCTGCACCCCGCACAGACGCCGCGTGATCGCCACCGCGTCGTCACCGCTCGCGGGCTCGACGAACTGCCGTCTCAGCCTCCAGGCGAGCACCTGCGCCCACGTCGTCTCAGCAACCACGTCACACTTCTACACCCCGGGTACGACAAGCCGCGCACCGATGACATGCCCTCCCGCGCCTGGGGCCCGGGCGCACGGTCTCCCCGACCGGGTAGCGCCGATTCTCGAAGCCGGCGGCGGATGAAGACCCGCGGCTAGAGTTGTCGCCTGCTGCAAGATCAGGAAATCAGGAGGCGGCCGTGGCGCTCGGCAGGACCAGGAAAGCCGATGAGCCGCCGGTGGAACCCGTCGCGTGGACCAATGTCTGGGAGTTCGTCGTGACCAGGGTGGAACGCCCGGAGACGTCCAGGCGCAGGACGGCGAGCCAGGGGGCGCTTGCGGTACGAGTGCCCCGCGGAGGGAAGTCCGACAGGGTCTTCGCCCCATGCGCATACGTCGCCTCGGGGCAGCTCCAGGCTCTGCCCGCCGCTCCGGAGCTGACCCTCTTCGAGGACGCCGCCCAGCGGCGCCTGCTGTGTTACGTCGCGGCTCCCCGGGAGGTCTACGGGGAACGCCACCACGTCGTGCACGACGGCCAGGGCCGGGTCATCGGCACCGTGAAGCGGATCCCGCCGAAACGTCCCTTCCGGCACACGTGGCGGATCGAGCAGCCGGGACACCCGGAGATCACGGGGCGCAACGAATGGGTGAGCGGCAGCCTCAAGGACGTCGCCGGGCGGGCGGCCGAACGGTTGCTGCACGGGGCCCTCGACGGCCTGCTCGCCGGCTCGGATCTGTCCGACCGGGGCGGGGGGCCGCGTTCGCTCGAATGGCGGTCCGGTGCGGAGATCGTGATGAGGTCGGAGGGCAGCGCCCACGTCAGGATCCGCAAGGAATGGCTGGACCGGCGTCTCGCGTTCGCCTTCGCGCTGATCGGGGACGCCTGACATGCCGCACGCCCCCACCGGTCCGGGGACGGCTCGTCACCGGAGCCGCAGTGCCCTGCCTCCGGCTTCGGAGACCACCGTACGGGTGGCGTCCGAAGACGTGCCCGGGCCGCGACCAGCCTGATCGGCGTGGGGTCAGCCGAGCCCGCGCAGCAGGTGGTCGCGGGCGGCGCGGTCGCCGGGGCCGCCCCGCTCCGCGAGGCGTTCCGCGACGTACCGGCGGTGGGCCTCGTCGACGTTCCCGCCGTACTTGAACTTGCCGTTGATTTTCTGGACCGCCAGCCGCAGGCCGCGGATGCCCGGCAGGCGACGGTAGTGCTCGGCGGGGTCGGCCAGATCATGGTCCAGCCGCGCGAGCTGGGCCCGCAGGATGCCGAGCTTCCCGTCGGGATCGTCGACGATCTCCGCGTGGCAGACCAGCTGGACGGCGGCGTAGTACGTCGTGGGGACGCCGAGCCGGGGATCCTCGTCGGTGCCCGGCAGCGCCTTCCACGCGCCCTCGACGTACGCCCAGTCACCGGCCACCGCCATCACCACGGCCGGGTTCTCTTCGATCGCCGGCCAGACCGGGTTCGGCCGGGCGAGGTGCAGCAGGATCGTGGACGCGTCGGCAAGGAGGAACTGCGTGGGCACGACCACCGGCACGTCACGGTCGCGTCCGGACGCGATGAGGTGGCCGAACTCGTTCGCGCGGACGAAGGCCAGCGCCTCCTCGTCCGGGGCCGCGTCCCAGGGATGGATGAGCACCCCCTAACTGTACGCAGAGCCGTCCGTTCCCCCAGAAGCCCCTGCCATGATCACCTTGGTGGACATCGACCGATTCTGGCGTCTGATCGAACAGTCCGCCTGGGAGACCGAGCGGAAGCGGGCCCGCTTCGAATGGCTGCGGGGTCGGCTGGCACAAGGCCCGC
It encodes:
- a CDS encoding ABC transporter ATP-binding protein, whose amino-acid sequence is MIEFNHVSKTYGKVKALDDVTFTVGAGSVTGFLGPNGAGKSTALRILVGLARPSSGSATVLGRPYAEMACPGLRAGTLLDAGAQHPGRTGREVLTLGAMTLGLPKSRVGEVLDLVGLTERESRRTIRGYSLGMRQRLGIAHALLGAPEVLVLDEPANGLDPQGIHWMRRLLRDLADAGCAVLLSSHLLHEVEQVADHIVMIGRGRVLAQGTVGELSRGRGLEETFLELTAYADRRSTGADASPGTDAGRGAA
- a CDS encoding ABC transporter permease; its protein translation is MTADTLTAATTIPFHRLLVVEARKLADTRSGKIIALIMVGLVVASVVARGAVVGPKLQTLAATAAMSLATLLPVLAILTVTGEWAHRTALTTFVLEPRRHRVLAAKCLPPLLTAVALSLFAMLVAVPVTAVVAGVRNTPASWDLQPFWLLGWTGANVLVTAAGLALGALFLNAPAAIVVNLSTPMLWNVLGNLSSVGAGIAGWLDLNTTAASLVSGDMTWIEVARLATSIAFWIVLPMAAGLVRVLRKEVT
- a CDS encoding winged helix DNA-binding domain-containing protein, producing MVAETTWAQVLAWRLRRQFVEPASGDDAVAITRRLCGVQAQVASSAALAVAVRHASPRPGEIEDALWRDRTLVKTWTMRGTLHLLPADEFPAYRAALGSLRFWEKASWQRGHGVSAGEIEAVVEAVPRALSGRVLNREELVEAVIEVTGDAHLRQALTSGWGALLKPLSFLGELCYGPPRDGRVTFTAPAGWLPGGGESLSAEEGGVRVLRAFLGAHGPATPRMFDAWLFRGATPKTVLRGWFRDLEPELAQVEVEGEPAVLPAELLDDLLACPPSEDVHLLPGFDQFILGAPRDLEPLLPKAARPKVSRTAGWISPVVIHRGRVAGVWEAKEGRPVVELFEPVPERLLAAETDRVAMLLDRL
- a CDS encoding FMN-binding negative transcriptional regulator; the protein is MLIHPWDAAPDEEALAFVRANEFGHLIASGRDRDVPVVVPTQFLLADASTILLHLARPNPVWPAIEENPAVVMAVAGDWAYVEGAWKALPGTDEDPRLGVPTTYYAAVQLVCHAEIVDDPDGKLGILRAQLARLDHDLADPAEHYRRLPGIRGLRLAVQKINGKFKYGGNVDEAHRRYVAERLAERGGPGDRAARDHLLRGLG